A genome region from Populus alba chromosome 5, ASM523922v2, whole genome shotgun sequence includes the following:
- the LOC118042941 gene encoding LOW QUALITY PROTEIN: uncharacterized protein (The sequence of the model RefSeq protein was modified relative to this genomic sequence to represent the inferred CDS: substituted 1 base at 1 genomic stop codon), with the protein MEKGNKESVREYAQRWREAAAQVNPPLLEREMTGLFSNTFKAPYFEYLVGSAAQNFSDLVFIAEKIEHAIRAGRIVDLVEKRGFVGRKKELEIHNVERGGIGRKVYQDNFNFKTVTPTPSISNIKFASPTHNQNNPINNPNNNTYRPRRNFSKEQVQLPPLPLTLAEMHKRLLSIGQIALVPLPPLQPPFPAWYKLDQKYEYHAGASGHNIDGCIAFKRKILQLIKAGWISFDDSPNVKSNPLPNHASRSGGVNSLEVVKEGTTMLKVTMDSLYEMLKQAGYLKIAVNVQVVGGMSKYCKYHQQLGHDIDSCEEFNCEVENMMTLGVLRLMKHEEDDLVGTLTGYGNKGEVCRYQPTEGGPPKMILTKPLNPVSGNYNALPYNYGYSFYSPNPTLVFNVEVGGLTRSGRCFTPEELENYKKDKGKNVVETEEVNRSVSDEEANEFLKLMRHSEYSMVEQLKKTPSRISLLSLILSSELHRNALQKVLNEAYVPQDITYDSIEHLVGRIQATNYLYFTDDELDPKGADHNKSLYITVKCKDCVIAKVLIDNGSALNVLPRHVLDKMPVDASHMKPSTMTARAYDGSPRPIIGNIDVELVIGPRPFQVMLKVMDIHPSYSILLGRPWIHAARAITSSLHQRLKFIINGNLVTVKAEETLSMTRNISIPYIEAEGSTYGNLHAFEVVNAEWVPENTTRRKPEISDAVKMAAKYFLKHGLPFQYDPTTGMPERINVMKMKCADQRFGLGFKPRKADFKREIESKKERRLARIERREPNEDRIQIPPIHVTFPRPAQVIKVDGEIEKFHLLHYALVTKALSAFRKSESGTTINLQTHCIENNWPNFDKTITSMDEEEDGEDDIEEFKKLIKQSEHTWEPTKEKLELINVSIEHDKKELKIGMLITTALRSELVALLREYVDIFAWSYVDMPGLDTEIVVHRLPLIEGCRPVKQKLKRTRPDVLLKVKEEITRQWDAGFLEVVEYSEWVSNIVAVPKKDNKIRVCVDFRDLNKASPKDDFPLPHINVLVDNAAKSSTYSFMDGFSGYNQIKMYEADKRKTTFITPWGTYCYKVMPFGLKNAGATYQRAMVALFHDIMHKEIEVYVDDMIAKSKDEESHIPTLRKLFERLRKYQLKLNPAKCTFGVKSGKLLGFVVSNKGIEVDPDKVKAIQNMPAPKTEKEVRGFLGRLNYIARFISQLTVTCEPIFXLLRKKNPGTWDEDCQKAFDKIKQYLQKPPLLVPPVHGKPFILYLTVTESAMGCVLGQQNESGRKEQAIYYLSKKFTECESRYSMVEKLCCSLVWSAKRLRQYMLYYTTWLISRMDPLKYIFEKPYMSSRIARWQVLLAEYDIIYMTRKSVKGSAIADHLADNAIEDYEPLNFDFPDEDVLVTEKKEKSGWWSMYFDGVVNVSGNGAGAVIISPEEKQYPISVKLHFSCTNNTAEYEACIHELEVALEMNVGKLEVYGDSMLIICQVKGEWQTRDEKLRPYQEYLSKLAESFDEIEFTHLGRDKNQFADALATLASMAIIDCGAKIQPVTIEIRNSPSHCCLIEEETNKDLWYMDIKRFIQHQEYPSGASKVDKRTLRRMAMEYYIDGEILYKRSFDGTLLRCLSDLEANKALQEVHKGICATHANGHMMAR; encoded by the exons ATGGAAAAGGGGAATAAAGAGTCTGTAAGAGAGTATGCCCAAAGATGGCGTGAGgcagctgcacaagttaaccctccATTGCTAGAGAGGGAAATGACgggtttattttccaacactttCAAAGCTCCGTATTTTGAGTACTTGGTTGGTAGTGCCGCGCAAAATTTCTCCGATCTGGTTTTCATAGCTGAAAAGATCGAACATGCTATTCGAGCGGGGAGAATTGTAGATCTAGTTGAAAAAAGAGGTTTCgttggaaggaaaaaagaattagaaattCATAATGTCGAGAGGGGAGGAATAGGAAGGAAAGTCTACCAAGATAATTTTAACTTCAAAACCGTTACACCTACTCCTTCCATATCTAACATAAAATTTGCTTCACCTACTCACAACCAAAATAACCCCATAAATAACCCAAACAACAATACCTACCGCCCAAGAAGAAATTTCTCAAAGGAACAAGTACAACTTCCGCCATTGCCTCTAACTCTCGCCGAAATGCATAAAAGGCTTCTGAGCATCGGCCAAATAGCACTTGTTCCTTTACCCCCTTTACAGCCACCGTTCCCTGCTTGGTATAAACTTGATCAAAAATACGAATACCATGCCGGAGCCTCTGGACATAACATTGATGGATGTATTGCattcaaaaggaaaatactCCAACTTATCAAAGCGGGGTGGATTTCTTTTGATGATTCCCCGAATGTGAAATCCAACCCTTTACCAAACCACGCTTCAAGAAGTGGGGGAGTCAATAGCTTGGAGGTGGTAAAAGAGGGTACAACAATGCTGAAAGTCACAATGGATAGCCTGTATGAGATGTTGAAACAAGCTGGGTATCTCAAAATAGCAGTCAATGTGCAAGTTGTAGGAGGCATGAGCAAATACTGCAAATATCATCAGCAGCTTGGACATGATATAGACTCTTGTGAGGAGTTTAATTGTGAGGTGGAAAACATGATGACGCTAGGGGTGTTGAGATTAATGaaacatgaagaagatgatTTGGTAGGAACATTGACTGGTTATGGCAATAAGGGGGAAGTTTGTCGATATCAACCAACTGAAGGGGGTCCACCTAAAATGATCCTAACCAAGCCTCTGAATCCTGTTAGCGGAAATTATAATGCTTTGCcttataattatggttattcCTTTTATAGCCCGAATCCTACTCTAGTTTTCAATGTCGAGGTAGGAGGACTCACCAGAAGTGGGAGATGCTTTACTCCTGAAGAGTTAGAAAACTATAAAAAGGATAAAGGGAAGAATGTGGTAGAGACAGAGGAAGTTAATAGGTCAGTAAGTGATGAAGAAGCTAATGAGTTTTTGAAGTTAATGAGGCATAGTGAATATAGCATGGTGGAACAGCTTAAAAAGACACCATCTAGGATTTCCTTGTTGTCACTGATATTAAGTTCAGAACTCCATCGGAATGCCCTTCAAAAGGTTCTCAATGAGGCATATGTTCCTCAAGACATCACATATGATTCTATAGAGCATTTGGTGGGTAGAATTCAAGCCACCAACTATCTTTACTTCACCGATGATGAACTTGATCCTAAGGGGGCCGACCATAATAAGTCGTTATACATCACCGTAAAGTGCAAAGATTGTGTTATTGCGAAGGTGCTCATAGATAATGGCTCTGCTTTAAATGTGTTACCAAGACATGTGCTAGATAAAATGCCTGTTGATGCCTCTCACATGAAGCCCAGTACTATGACTGCCAGAGCATATGATGGGTCACCTAGACCAATCATCGGGAATATTGATGTTGAACTGGTTATTGGCCCTCGGCCGTTCCAAGTAATGTTGAAAGTAATGGATATCCATCCATCATATAGTATTTTATTGGGGAGgccttggatccacgcagccCGAGCCATCACATCTTCTTTACATCAGCGGCTTAAGTTCATCATCAATGGGAATTTGGTGACAGTAAAAGCTGAGGAAACTCTGTCAATGACAAGAAATATATCGATCCCTTACATAGAAGCTGAAGGAAGCACATATGGAAATCTGCATGCATTTGAAGTGGTAAATGCTGAATGGGTACCAGAAAATACTACACGAAGAAAGCCAGAAATTTCTGATGCAGTAAAAATGGCtgctaaatattttctaaaGCATGGGCTGCCATTCCAGTATGACCCTACAACAGGAATGCCGGAGAGGATCAATGTGATGAAAATGAAATGCGCTGATCAGAGATTCGGTTTGGGTTTTAAGCCACGAAAGGCAGATTTCAAGAGAGAAATCGAGtctaaaaaggaaagaaggttGGCTCGAATCGAAAGAAGGGAGCCTAATGAAGATCGGATACAAATTCCACCAATCCACGTGACATTCCCACGACCTGCACAAGTGATAAAGGTTGATGGTGAAATTGAGAAG TTTCACCTATTGCATTATGCACTCGTAACAAAGGcactttccgctttcaggaaATCTGAAAGCGGGACAACGATAAACTTACAAACCCATTGCATTGAGAATAATTGGCCAAATTTTGATAAAACGATAACTTCAATggatgaggaagaagatggtgaaGATGATATTGAGGAGTTCAAGAAGCTTATAAAACAATCCGAACATACATGGGAGCCTACAAAAGAGAAGTTAGAATTAATAAATGTAAGTATCGAGCATGACAAAAAGGAGTTGAAAATAGGGATGTTGATCACTACAGCTTTGAGGAGTGAGTTAGTTGCCCTTTTGCGGGAGTATGTGGATATTTTTGCCTGGTCATACGTTGAcatgcccggtttggatactGAAATAGTAGTGCATAGGTTACCTTTGATTGAGGGTTGTCGTCCAGTCAAACAGAAGCTAAAAAGGACAAGACCTGATGTTTTGCTTAAGGTCAAAGAAGAGATAACAAGACAGTGGGATGCAGGTTTCTTGGAGGTAGTAGAATATTCTGAATGGGTGTCTAACATTGTTGCGGTTCCCAAGAAGGACAACAAAATCAGGGTGTGCGTGGATTTCCGGGATTTGAATAAGGCAAGCCCGAAAGATGACTTTCCGCTACCACATATAAACGTGTTGGTGGACAATGCTGCTAAGAGTTCCACTTACTCTTTCATGGATGGTTTCTCCGGCTATAATCAGATTAAAATGTATGAAGCAGATAAGAGAAAGACGACATTTATCACCCCATGGGGAACTTACTGTTACAAAGTAATGCCATTCGGATTGAAGAATGCTGGAGCAACGTACCAAAGGGCAATGGTAGcactttttcatgatataatgcACAAGGAAATTGAGGTCTATGTGGACGACATGATCGCGAAGTCCAAAGATGAAGAAAGCCATATCCCAACTCTGAGGAAATTGTTCGAGAGGTtgagaaaatatcaattgaaattgaatcctGCAAAGTGTACATTCGGGGTGAAATCAGGCAAATTATTAGGATTTGTGGTGAGTAATAAAGGCATAGAAGTGGACCCTGACAAAGTAAAAGCCATACAAAACATGCCCGCTCCAAAGACTGAAAAGGAAGTTCGAGGTTTTTTGGGGCGCTTGAACTATATTGCTCGTTTTATCTCACAACTTACAGTGACATGTGAACCGATTTTTTGATTACTCCGAAAGAAGAATCCTGGAACATGGGATGAAGATTGCCAAAAagcttttgataaaatcaaacaGTACTTACAAAAACCACCATTGTTGGTTCCGCCTGTACACGGAAAGCCATTCATCCTGTATTTAACTGTGACCGAATCAGCTATGGGTTGTGTGTTGGGGCAACAGAATGAGTCAGGAAGAAAGGAGCAAGCCATCTACTATTTGAGTAAGAAGTTCACCGAGTGCGAATCCCGTTACAGTATGGTTGAGAAGTTATGTTGTAGTCTGGTGTGGAGTGCGAAGAGGTTGCGACAATATATGCTATACTACACTACCTGGTTGATCTCAAGAATGGACCCACTGAAATACATCTTTGAAAAGCCATACATGTCGAGTAGAATAGCCAGATGGCAAGTACTGCTAGCTGAGTATGACATCATCTACATGACCAGAAAATCAGTAAAAGGAAGCGCAATTGCGGATCATTTAGCCGATAATGCTATTGAGGATTATGAGCCATTGAACTTTGACTTTCCTGATGAAGATGTGCTAGTAACggaaaagaaggagaagagtgGTTGGTGGTCTATGTATTTTGACGGCGTAGTAAATGTATCAGGCAACGGGGCAGGTGCTGTAATAATTTCCCCAGAAGAAAAGCAATATCCTATCTCAGTAAAGCTACACTTTAGCTGTACAAACAACAcagctgagtatgaagcttgcatcCACGAATTGGAAGTTGCGTTAGAGATGAATGTAGGGAAATTAGAAGTATATGGAGACTCAATGCTAATAATCTGTCAGGTAAAAGGTGAATGGCAGACAAGGGATGAAAAATTGAGACCATACCAGGAATACCTCTCCAAATTGGCTGAAAGCTTTGATGAAATAGAATTTACTCATTTGGGGAGAGACAAAAATCAGTTTGCCGATGCGTTAGCTACCTTAGCTTCTATGGCTATAATTGATTGTGGTGCCAAAATTCAGCCTGTAACCATCGAGATCAGAAATTCTCCCTCGCATTGTTGTTtaatagaagaagaaacaaacaaagacCTATGGTACATGGATATAAAAAGATTCATCCAGCATCAAGAGTACCCGTCGGGAGCCTCGAAGGTAGATAAAAGGACCTTGAGAAGAATGGCCATGGAATACTACATAGATGGGGAGATTTTGTATAAAAGGTCGTTTGATGGGACTTTACTGAGATGTTTGAGTGATCTGGAAGCCAACAAGGCCCTACAAGAAGTGCACAAAGGAATTTGTGCTACCCATGCAAACGGACACATGATGGCTAGGTAG
- the LOC140955629 gene encoding uncharacterized protein → MEKDCINHVRRCHKCQVYSDKVNAPPTPLFNMVSPWPFAMWGIDVIGPINPKASNRHRFILVAIDYFTKWVEACSYAHVTQKVVKRFIEKDLICKYGVPERVVTDNAQNFNGKMIAELCTKWKIKHSNSSPYRPKMNGVVEAANKNIKKIVQKMVITYKDWHEWLPYALHAYRIVVRTSTGATPYSLVYGMEAVVPLEVEIPSLRVLMESGLEESDWVKLRYEQLNMINERRLAAICHHQLYQRRMAKAYDRKVRPRELKEGDLVLRKVLSLPGEDRSKWAPNYEGPYVVKNAFSGGALILTRMDGEDVVRPVNSDSVKKYYP, encoded by the coding sequence ATGGAGAAGGATTGCATAAATCATGTCCGAAGGTGCCACAAATGTCAAGTGTATAGCGACAAAGTCAATGCGCCTCCTACACCCTTATTTAACATGGTGTCTCCTTGGCcatttgcaatgtggggaataGATGTGATTGGGCCTATTAATCCAAAAGCCAGTAACAGACATCGTTTTATCCTTGTAGCGATTGATTACTTTACCAAATGGGTAGAGGCTTGCTCATATGCCCATGTGACTCAGAAAGTGGTCAAGCGGTTCATCGAGAAAGATCTAATCTGCAAATATGGTGTACCTGAGAGAGTGGTGACTGATAATGCTCAAAACTTTAATGGAAAGATGATAGCGGAGCTATGCACAAAGTGGaagatcaagcattccaattcgtCCCCTTACAGACCCAAGATGAACGGCGTTGTAGAAgctgctaataaaaatataaagaagattgTTCAAAAAATGGTGATTACttacaaggattggcatgaATGGCTTCCTTATGCTCTCCATGCGTATCGAATAGTAGTGAGGACATCAACCGGGGCTACACCATACTCTTtagtatatggaatggaggcagtGGTGCCATTGGAAGTAGAAATTCCTTCTTTAAGGGTCCTCATGGAATCTGGGCTCGAGGAATCTGATTGGGTCAAGCTACGATACGAACAACTAAATATGATCAACGAGAGAAGGTTAGCAGCAATTTGTCACCACCAGTTgtatcaaagaaggatggctaaggcgtatgacCGAAAAGTTCGGCCAAGAGAACTCAAAGAAGGAGATTTAGTATTGAGGAAAGTTCTATCACTACCAGGTGAAGATCGTAGTAAATGGGCGCCCAATTATGAAGGACCCTACGTAGTGAAGAATGCATTTTCAGGAGGGGCATTGATACTAACAAGAATGGATGGGGAGGACGTAGTTAGGCCTGTGAACTCTGATTCtgtaaagaaatattatccatGA